One part of the Bacillus sp. FJAT-27916 genome encodes these proteins:
- a CDS encoding glycosyltransferase has protein sequence MIFCISALILLGLSYLLAKKNKKYQKYLIIINTMIALNYIIWRFTTISFSSVISFILGILLIAAELIGLCQFFTFQFLFLRKYNRKEKSWDCYKDQDLPVVDVLICTYNESPSLLKKTLVAALNMHYPADKLNVYVCDDGNRKEIGSLCREYGCHWITRQDTKGAKAGNINHALSKTTGDLFLVLDADMIPKKEFLIKTLGYFADEDVAFVQTPQVFYNMDMYQYNYRSDIPNEQDFFMRDVQEARAAINAVLHVGTNALFRKKYVEEIGGYPTCSITEDMGVGLLLHAKQYKGVFVNEELAYGISAQTYTDLLKQRDRWCRGNLQIMYKLWPKASKGLSMAQRLAYFDGLLYWFSSIQKMIYLMMPILFLIFAIPIIHASVYDLIMLFIPFIIGQLLIFKALSPKTRSIRWSHIYDTAMAPHLTVSILKQLFKLKIAFHVTPKETEYKKGYFQLRIVLPHIILAVLSLVSWYTGYLYLENGIITLPSYLINMMWSVFNLFALIICIYVAYQKPITHKPEQISLDAPVDVAIKTTANGAARKFPLHYYADNKAGIAHYGRCPFSIHQQIWFSYDGINYLKARISKTNSRYIELLFAELDNKEFHIYMNHYAEYLQTPYKFEQA, from the coding sequence GTGATTTTTTGTATTTCAGCTCTCATTTTACTCGGTTTGTCTTACCTTCTGGCAAAGAAAAATAAAAAATACCAGAAGTACCTAATCATCATCAATACGATGATTGCTCTTAACTACATAATTTGGAGATTCACGACAATCTCTTTTTCTTCCGTTATTAGCTTTATTCTCGGAATTTTGCTTATAGCTGCTGAATTAATTGGCTTATGCCAATTCTTCACCTTCCAGTTCCTATTTCTTAGAAAATACAATCGAAAGGAAAAATCATGGGACTGTTATAAGGATCAAGATTTACCTGTAGTAGACGTACTTATCTGTACCTATAATGAATCTCCATCCTTGCTCAAGAAAACACTTGTGGCTGCTTTAAATATGCATTATCCAGCAGATAAGCTGAATGTATATGTCTGTGATGACGGCAATCGAAAGGAGATTGGATCTTTATGTCGAGAGTACGGATGTCATTGGATTACCCGGCAGGATACGAAAGGTGCGAAAGCTGGAAACATTAATCATGCCTTATCGAAGACTACTGGAGATCTGTTTCTTGTACTTGATGCTGATATGATTCCGAAAAAGGAATTCCTTATCAAGACCTTGGGTTATTTCGCAGATGAGGATGTTGCATTTGTCCAAACTCCGCAAGTATTCTACAACATGGATATGTATCAGTACAATTACAGAAGTGATATTCCAAATGAACAGGATTTCTTCATGCGGGATGTTCAGGAAGCTCGTGCTGCAATCAATGCCGTATTGCATGTTGGAACCAACGCTCTCTTCAGAAAGAAGTATGTGGAGGAAATCGGGGGATATCCCACTTGCTCGATTACGGAAGACATGGGGGTCGGCTTGCTTCTGCACGCCAAACAATATAAAGGAGTTTTCGTCAATGAAGAGCTCGCATATGGTATAAGTGCCCAGACCTACACAGACCTATTGAAACAGCGTGACCGCTGGTGCCGCGGCAATCTGCAGATTATGTACAAGCTTTGGCCAAAAGCATCTAAGGGTCTTAGCATGGCCCAAAGACTTGCTTATTTTGACGGGCTGCTTTATTGGTTTTCGAGCATCCAAAAGATGATCTACCTTATGATGCCAATTCTCTTTTTAATCTTTGCCATCCCTATTATTCATGCTTCGGTTTACGACCTTATCATGTTGTTTATTCCGTTTATTATCGGGCAATTATTAATCTTCAAAGCTCTCTCGCCGAAAACACGGTCGATTAGATGGTCCCATATTTATGATACAGCAATGGCTCCTCATCTAACGGTTTCTATCCTTAAGCAACTATTTAAACTGAAGATTGCCTTTCATGTAACACCAAAGGAGACGGAATATAAGAAGGGATATTTCCAGCTCCGGATTGTTCTTCCTCATATTATTCTGGCAGTTCTTTCGTTAGTAAGCTGGTATACTGGCTATCTTTATCTTGAGAATGGTATTATTACGCTTCCTTCCTACCTCATCAATATGATGTGGAGTGTCTTTAATTTGTTTGCGTTAATCATATGCATTTATGTTGCTTATCAGAAACCGATCACACATAAGCCAGAGCAAATTTCATTAGATGCACCCGTTGATGTGGCAATCAAGACAACTGCCAATGGAGCAGCCAGGAAATTCCCGCTCCATTATTATGCGGATAACAAGGCTGGGATCGCCCATTACGGACGCTGCCCATTTAGTATTCATCAACAGATTTGGTTCAGCTACGATGGTATTAACTATTTGAAGGCTAGAATTTCCAAAACCAATAGTCGATATATTGAATTGCTTTTCGCTGAGCTCGATAACAAGGAATTTCATATTTATATGAACCATTACGCGGAATACCTTCAAACACCTTATAAATTTGAACAAGCATAA
- a CDS encoding response regulator, whose amino-acid sequence MKAIRANKAFETTPILVLTAKAFKGDQEKCLECGVSDLRTKPINLEQLFSTIKKWLV is encoded by the coding sequence TTGAAGGCTATCCGGGCTAATAAGGCATTTGAAACGACTCCCATCTTGGTACTAACCGCAAAGGCATTTAAAGGGGATCAAGAAAAATGTCTCGAATGTGGTGTATCTGATTTACGAACAAAGCCAATCAATCTTGAACAACTATTCTCTACCATTAAGAAATGGCTCGTATAA
- a CDS encoding NAD(P)/FAD-dependent oxidoreductase: MKELFDITIIGGGPAGLYSAFYSGLREMKTKIIECQNTLGGKVRIYPEKMIWDVGGLRPVLAHEFCEDLIEQGLTFHPAVCLNQKVERIEKEGDLFVITASDGEVHYSKAVILANGGGIISPQKLEVEDAHKYELTNLHYTVGRIDRFRGSRVLISGGGNTAVDWAVELMNVAKNVTVVYRKEELSAHEAQVKKLRENGVAIILNGMITRLYPNEEKDVIAAAAITVDGVNQLLEVDDVLINHGYHRESSVSFAEAIEPRKTNEAYFESTGKGVLSVEGLFAAGDNIAYDGKVYMLLGAFQDAVNAVNSAKQYIDPSSHPSGMVSSHNEVFKTRNEKLIKERHAYGNG; encoded by the coding sequence ATGAAAGAATTATTTGATATAACGATTATCGGCGGAGGACCTGCCGGTTTGTATAGTGCGTTTTACAGCGGATTAAGGGAGATGAAAACAAAGATAATTGAATGTCAGAACACCCTTGGTGGAAAGGTGAGAATTTATCCAGAGAAGATGATTTGGGACGTAGGGGGACTCAGACCTGTCCTCGCGCATGAATTTTGTGAAGACCTTATTGAACAAGGTTTAACCTTCCATCCTGCTGTATGCCTGAATCAGAAAGTTGAGCGGATTGAGAAAGAGGGAGACTTATTCGTCATAACAGCAAGTGATGGAGAGGTTCACTATTCAAAAGCAGTTATTCTGGCTAATGGCGGCGGCATCATCTCCCCGCAAAAGCTGGAGGTTGAAGATGCCCACAAATATGAATTGACAAATCTTCATTATACCGTTGGAAGAATAGACCGGTTCCGAGGTAGCAGAGTGCTGATATCCGGAGGCGGAAATACAGCTGTTGACTGGGCTGTAGAACTAATGAACGTAGCGAAGAACGTGACGGTTGTCTATCGAAAGGAAGAGCTGTCAGCCCATGAGGCACAGGTGAAGAAATTGAGGGAGAATGGAGTAGCCATTATTCTAAACGGAATGATTACTCGCCTGTATCCCAATGAAGAAAAGGATGTCATCGCTGCTGCCGCTATTACAGTGGATGGTGTAAATCAGCTTCTTGAAGTAGATGATGTTCTTATTAATCATGGATATCATCGGGAATCTTCTGTGAGCTTCGCCGAAGCCATTGAGCCGAGGAAAACGAATGAAGCTTATTTTGAGAGTACAGGAAAGGGAGTGCTTTCGGTCGAAGGATTGTTCGCTGCCGGTGATAATATTGCGTACGATGGAAAGGTATATATGCTCCTTGGAGCCTTTCAGGATGCAGTCAACGCGGTTAATAGCGCAAAGCAATATATTGACCCATCCTCCCATCCGTCAGGTATGGTCTCCTCCCATAATGAAGTATTTAAGACAAGAAATGAAAAGCTCATTAAAGAGCGGCATGCATATGGAAATGGGTGA